In one window of Limnohabitans sp. MORI2 DNA:
- a CDS encoding surface-adhesin E family protein codes for MRSRHFSVVAFVLTSLLAWAAPASAEWSELVKEEEATYYFDKEAVMPVHVSRFAWVLTDLPKAEKTPTGESYKSMMLRVRMYCKNDTVVRLSVSYFDKQMGKGKEVASDDVHEWRPREYPIRPNTYLAALKKEVCGGSKAASG; via the coding sequence ATGCGCTCACGCCATTTTTCTGTTGTTGCTTTTGTGTTGACCAGCCTTTTGGCTTGGGCTGCGCCTGCTTCGGCTGAGTGGAGCGAATTGGTCAAAGAAGAAGAAGCCACGTACTACTTCGACAAAGAAGCCGTTATGCCTGTGCATGTCTCGCGTTTTGCTTGGGTGTTGACCGACTTGCCCAAGGCTGAAAAGACACCCACGGGTGAGAGCTACAAGTCGATGATGTTGCGCGTGCGCATGTACTGCAAGAACGACACCGTGGTCCGCCTGTCTGTGAGCTACTTTGACAAGCAAATGGGCAAAGGCAAAGAAGTGGCCTCGGACGATGTGCACGAATGGCGTCCACGCGAATACCCAATTCGCCCCAACACTTATCTGGCCGCTTTGAAGAAAGAAGTGTGCGGCGGCTCTAAAGCTGCTTCGGGCTAA
- a CDS encoding DNA internalization-related competence protein ComEC/Rec2 has translation MFSVITPFALGWIAGTALQLQQAQLWAGEVYWGLGATALMLAYAVARLDAWGFTFTRLDVFPFVRSALALFSRASASAIWHSVVWCALACTLAFAQAGARASHYAQSALNPAIEGRTLHVVGIVANLPQRMEDSARFRFKVESARDNDGARVQLPPQLLLGWYGNRLNGSDDKVQAPPADLRPGDRWQLAVRLKAPHGHINPHGFDYELWLWEQGLQATGYVRNGAKDAPPKWLGGTWAYPVERLRQHVRSAIDARVSDRAMAGVVAALLVGDQAAIERADWDVFRATGVAHLMAISGLHITGLAWLAALCVGWLWRRSDVWSPRKPWSLWLPAPIAASACAAIVALAYAVFTGWGVPAQRTVWMLGVVTLLRVYGLRWPLMQVWLTVCAVVLALDPWALMQAGFWLSFVAVGVLFASGSHDQVAVSSLWAAAQRMWREQWLMSVCLAPLTLLLFHQVSVVGLLANLLAVPWVTLVITPLCMLGLVLPFAWSVAAEALQGLVWLLKACAGVSWAQWSAPAAPLWAGAAALVGMSVWAMRVPMWLRWFSLALVLPVLSWQTPRPAHGTFELVAVDMGQGHAVLVRTATHSLLYDTGPRYSAETDAGQRVLVPLLRAWGERLDRIIISHQDSDHSGGAPAVMAMQPQAGVLTSIATEHPLQQLGAMQRCERGQSWAWDGVQFEVLHPSAADYERKLKPNALSCVLRVTASRLETRSTIGAAFHALNVSALLAGDIEAAQEQALLQSGQALQADWLLVPHHGSATSSTQAFLEAVDPSIAIVQAGYRNRFGHPRPDVLQRYSDLGVLVVQTPRCGASTWRSEHPKLVQCERNQRQRYWQHVF, from the coding sequence ATGTTTTCTGTCATCACACCTTTCGCCTTAGGCTGGATCGCAGGCACGGCTTTGCAGTTGCAGCAGGCGCAGTTGTGGGCGGGTGAGGTGTATTGGGGTTTGGGTGCGACGGCGCTTATGTTGGCGTATGCCGTCGCTCGCTTGGATGCTTGGGGATTTACGTTCACGCGGCTAGATGTTTTTCCTTTTGTCCGCAGCGCCTTGGCTTTGTTTTCGCGTGCTTCAGCTAGCGCTATTTGGCATTCAGTGGTTTGGTGTGCGCTGGCCTGCACTTTGGCTTTTGCACAAGCAGGCGCACGGGCCAGTCACTATGCACAAAGCGCTCTGAACCCCGCAATCGAAGGCCGCACTTTGCACGTGGTGGGCATCGTGGCCAACTTGCCGCAGCGCATGGAAGACAGTGCGCGGTTTCGCTTCAAGGTGGAGTCGGCCCGTGATAACGATGGCGCACGGGTGCAGCTGCCGCCACAGTTGCTGCTGGGTTGGTATGGCAACCGATTGAATGGCAGTGACGACAAAGTGCAAGCCCCGCCCGCAGACTTGCGCCCCGGCGATCGCTGGCAACTGGCTGTGCGCCTCAAAGCGCCGCATGGCCACATCAACCCGCATGGTTTTGATTACGAGCTGTGGCTATGGGAGCAGGGCCTGCAAGCCACGGGCTATGTGCGTAACGGAGCCAAAGATGCGCCGCCGAAGTGGCTGGGCGGTACATGGGCATACCCTGTGGAGCGGCTGCGTCAGCATGTGCGCAGCGCCATTGATGCACGCGTGTCTGACCGCGCCATGGCGGGCGTTGTGGCGGCCTTGTTGGTGGGCGACCAAGCGGCGATTGAGCGTGCGGATTGGGATGTGTTTCGTGCCACGGGCGTGGCGCACCTCATGGCAATTTCGGGTTTGCATATCACGGGTCTCGCGTGGCTGGCGGCACTGTGTGTGGGCTGGTTGTGGCGGCGCAGCGATGTGTGGTCGCCTCGCAAGCCTTGGAGCTTGTGGCTTCCTGCACCTATTGCTGCCAGTGCATGTGCCGCCATCGTGGCGCTGGCGTATGCGGTGTTCACCGGCTGGGGTGTGCCCGCGCAGCGCACGGTGTGGATGCTTGGGGTGGTCACGCTGCTGCGCGTGTATGGCTTGCGTTGGCCTTTGATGCAGGTGTGGCTGACCGTGTGTGCGGTGGTCCTGGCGCTAGACCCGTGGGCGTTGATGCAGGCAGGGTTTTGGCTCAGCTTTGTGGCGGTGGGGGTGTTATTTGCTTCTGGTTCTCATGACCAAGTCGCTGTCAGTTCGCTGTGGGCCGCCGCCCAACGCATGTGGCGCGAGCAGTGGCTGATGAGTGTGTGCTTGGCCCCGCTGACCTTGCTGCTGTTTCACCAAGTGTCTGTCGTGGGCTTGCTCGCCAACTTGCTGGCTGTGCCGTGGGTGACCTTGGTGATCACACCGCTGTGCATGCTAGGGCTGGTGTTGCCATTTGCGTGGAGCGTGGCGGCAGAGGCTTTGCAGGGGTTAGTGTGGCTACTCAAAGCGTGCGCGGGTGTGTCGTGGGCGCAGTGGTCGGCACCGGCTGCACCTTTGTGGGCGGGGGCAGCCGCGCTAGTAGGCATGAGCGTGTGGGCCATGCGCGTGCCCATGTGGCTGCGTTGGTTTAGCCTGGCCTTGGTGCTGCCCGTGCTCAGCTGGCAAACACCGCGCCCAGCACACGGCACGTTTGAATTGGTGGCGGTTGACATGGGGCAGGGCCATGCCGTGTTGGTGCGCACCGCCACGCACAGCTTGCTCTACGACACAGGGCCGCGCTACTCGGCTGAGACCGATGCAGGCCAACGCGTGCTCGTGCCGCTGCTGCGTGCATGGGGAGAGCGGCTAGACCGCATCATCATCAGCCACCAAGACAGCGACCACAGTGGCGGCGCACCTGCGGTGATGGCGATGCAACCGCAAGCCGGTGTGTTGACGTCGATTGCGACCGAACACCCGCTGCAACAGTTGGGTGCGATGCAACGCTGCGAACGCGGGCAGTCGTGGGCATGGGATGGGGTTCAGTTTGAGGTGTTGCACCCAAGCGCGGCTGACTATGAACGCAAGCTCAAGCCCAATGCGCTGAGTTGTGTGTTGCGCGTGACAGCTTCGCGGTTGGAGACCAGAAGCACAATCGGTGCAGCCTTTCACGCCCTAAATGTGTCTGCCTTGCTCGCAGGCGACATCGAAGCTGCACAAGAGCAAGCGCTATTACAAAGCGGCCAAGCTCTGCAAGCCGATTGGTTGCTGGTGCCGCATCACGGCAGCGCCACATCGTCGACGCAAGCTTTTTTAGAAGCGGTTGATCCCAGCATCGCTATCGTGCAAGCGGGCTACCGCAATCGCTTCGGTCATCCAAGGCCGGATGTGCTGCAGCGCTACAGCGACTTAGGGGTGCTCGTGGTGCAAACACCCCGTTGTGGTGCATCGACTTGGCGCAGCGAACACCCCAAGTTGGTGCAATGTGAGCGAAATCAAAGACAACGCTATTGGCAACACGTATTCTGA
- a CDS encoding circularly permuted type 2 ATP-grasp protein, whose amino-acid sequence MHKFDEMYAQLPFVDSAVRPHYRNYLDWLKRQDPQTMRDRREEAEMIFRRVGITFAVYGDKDEDGAGTERLIPFDLIPRIIPAHEWTSMQKGLVQRVNALNMFIHDVYHEQGILKAGIIPSEQILNNAQYRPEMRWVDVPHKVYSQISGIDIVRAPDAQGNGEYYVLEDNLRVPSGVSYMLEDRKMMMRLFPELFSQHRVAPVAHYPDLLLETLRASSPSTTDNPTVVVLTPGMYNSAYFEHAFLAQQMGVELVEGQDLFVKDNFVYMRTTRGPKRVDVIYRRVDDDFLDPQVFRPNSTLGCAGLMEVYKAGHVNICNAVGTGIADDKSIYPYVPQMIEFYLGEKPILNNVPTFQCRKKEDLDYTLAHLSELVVKEVHGAGGYGMLVGPAATKAEIEEFRAVLKAKPDGYISQPTLSLSSCPTYVESGIAPRHIDLRPFVLSGKSVQMVPGGLTRVALKEGSLVVNSSQGGGTKDTWILEV is encoded by the coding sequence ATGCACAAGTTTGATGAAATGTATGCCCAGCTGCCATTTGTAGACAGCGCGGTGCGCCCCCACTACCGGAACTACTTGGACTGGCTCAAGCGCCAAGATCCACAAACCATGCGCGACAGGCGCGAAGAAGCCGAGATGATTTTTCGCCGTGTCGGTATCACCTTTGCGGTGTACGGCGACAAAGACGAAGACGGTGCTGGGACTGAACGCCTCATTCCATTTGATTTGATTCCCCGCATCATCCCCGCCCATGAGTGGACCAGTATGCAAAAGGGTTTGGTACAGCGGGTGAATGCGCTCAATATGTTCATTCATGACGTGTATCACGAGCAAGGCATTCTCAAAGCGGGCATCATCCCCAGCGAACAAATTTTGAACAACGCCCAATACCGCCCTGAGATGCGTTGGGTCGATGTCCCACACAAGGTGTATTCGCAAATCAGTGGCATTGACATCGTGCGTGCGCCCGATGCCCAAGGCAATGGTGAGTACTACGTGCTCGAAGACAACTTGCGCGTACCCAGCGGTGTGAGCTACATGCTGGAAGACCGCAAGATGATGATGCGACTCTTCCCTGAGTTGTTCAGTCAGCACCGCGTGGCCCCCGTGGCGCATTACCCCGACTTGTTGTTAGAGACTTTGCGTGCCAGCAGCCCATCGACCACCGACAACCCAACGGTGGTGGTGCTCACACCTGGCATGTACAACAGCGCCTACTTCGAACACGCTTTCTTGGCGCAACAAATGGGTGTGGAGTTGGTCGAAGGCCAAGACCTGTTTGTGAAAGATAACTTTGTCTACATGCGCACCACGCGCGGGCCTAAACGTGTAGATGTGATTTACCGCCGAGTGGATGACGATTTCTTAGACCCACAGGTGTTTAGACCTAACTCCACCTTGGGTTGCGCGGGCTTGATGGAGGTCTACAAAGCCGGGCATGTGAATATTTGTAACGCCGTGGGCACGGGCATTGCCGACGACAAATCGATCTACCCCTACGTGCCGCAAATGATTGAGTTTTATTTGGGCGAGAAGCCCATCCTCAACAACGTGCCGACTTTCCAATGCCGCAAGAAGGAAGACCTAGATTACACGCTGGCGCATTTGAGTGAGCTGGTGGTGAAGGAAGTCCACGGTGCAGGGGGCTATGGCATGCTGGTCGGACCTGCGGCAACCAAGGCTGAGATTGAGGAGTTTCGTGCTGTGCTCAAGGCCAAGCCCGATGGCTACATCTCGCAGCCCACACTGAGTTTGTCGAGCTGCCCGACCTATGTGGAAAGCGGCATTGCGCCACGCCACATCGACTTGCGCCCGTTTGTGCTGAGTGGCAAGAGCGTGCAAATGGTGCCCGGCGGCTTGACCCGCGTGGCGCTGAAAGAAGGCTCACTGGTGGTGAACTCGTCTCAAGGCGGCGGCACCAAAGACACATGGATTCTTGAGGTTTGA
- a CDS encoding alpha-E domain-containing protein, whose product MLSRTADHLFWMSRYTERAENTARLLDVNYQTSLLPQSAEVALLGWEGLLSISELLPAYQARHGDVTPQRVMEFMVKDESNPSSIISCLRAARENARAVRGTLTTEVWETQNQTWLELNRLLKGGLLERDPGEFFEWVKFRSHLSRGVTVGTMLMDEALHFMRLGTFLERADNTARLVDVKFHAVHGDLFADGSEKAQQHDFYHWSAILRSVSGFEIYRKVYRDVIHPERVAELLILRADMPRSLHACMKEVVSNIAMVSDDRSLESYRRAGKLCAEMEFGRIEEILANGLHAYLTQFLDRVNEIGACISREFLMPN is encoded by the coding sequence ATGCTGAGCCGTACTGCCGACCATTTATTTTGGATGTCCCGCTACACCGAGCGGGCTGAAAACACCGCACGTTTGTTGGATGTGAACTACCAAACCTCGTTGCTGCCGCAATCTGCTGAAGTGGCGTTGCTGGGGTGGGAAGGCTTGCTGTCCATCAGCGAGTTGCTGCCCGCCTACCAAGCGCGTCATGGTGATGTCACGCCTCAGCGCGTGATGGAGTTCATGGTGAAGGACGAGAGCAACCCTTCTTCCATCATCTCGTGTCTGCGTGCTGCGCGTGAGAACGCACGTGCGGTGCGTGGCACCCTGACCACCGAAGTCTGGGAGACACAAAACCAAACTTGGTTGGAGTTGAATCGTTTGCTCAAGGGCGGTTTGCTAGAGCGCGACCCTGGGGAGTTTTTTGAATGGGTCAAATTCCGTTCGCACCTTTCACGCGGCGTGACCGTGGGCACCATGTTGATGGACGAAGCCTTGCACTTCATGCGCTTGGGCACCTTCCTTGAGCGTGCTGATAACACCGCACGCCTGGTGGATGTGAAGTTCCACGCCGTGCATGGCGACTTATTTGCCGATGGCAGCGAGAAAGCCCAGCAACACGACTTCTACCACTGGAGCGCGATTTTGCGCAGCGTGTCCGGCTTTGAGATTTACCGCAAGGTGTATCGCGATGTGATTCACCCCGAACGTGTGGCCGAGTTGTTGATCTTGCGCGCGGATATGCCGCGCTCCTTGCATGCATGCATGAAGGAAGTCGTGAGCAATATTGCGATGGTGTCGGATGACCGCTCGTTAGAGAGCTATCGACGAGCCGGCAAGCTGTGCGCGGAAATGGAATTTGGCCGCATCGAAGAAATTTTGGCCAACGGATTACACGCCTATCTCACACAGTTCTTAGACCGCGTGAATGAAATAGGCGCGTGTATCAGCCGAGAGTTTTTGATGCCGAATTGA
- the rho gene encoding transcription termination factor Rho produces MHLNELKALHVSEVLKQAEALEIENTGRMRKQELMFAIIKKRAKAGEQVFADGVLEILPDGFGFLRSPDTSYTASTDDIYISPSQVRRFNLHTGDMIEGEVRIPKDGERYFALTKLDKVNNDLPENNKHKVMFENLTPLFPREQMKLEREIKGEENITGRIIDIIAPIGKGQRALVVAPPKSGKTVMMQHIAHAISANYPDAHMMVLLVDERPEEVTEMQRSVKAEVIASTFDEPAARHVHVAEMVIERAKRLVELKKDVVILLDSITRLARAYNNVVPSSGKVLSGGVDSNALQRPKRFFGAARKVEEGGSLTIIATALVDTGSRMDEVIFEEFKGTGNCEIHLDRRLYEKRVFPAIQLNRSGTRREEMLLPPEILQKTRILRQFMYNMDEIESMEMVLKSMKATKSNVEFFDMMRRGG; encoded by the coding sequence ATGCATCTGAACGAACTCAAGGCACTGCACGTGTCTGAAGTGCTGAAACAAGCTGAAGCCCTCGAAATCGAAAACACGGGCCGCATGCGCAAGCAAGAGCTGATGTTTGCCATCATCAAAAAGCGTGCCAAAGCGGGCGAACAAGTGTTTGCCGACGGCGTGCTCGAAATCTTGCCCGACGGCTTTGGCTTCTTGCGTAGCCCCGACACCAGCTACACCGCATCGACAGACGACATCTACATCAGCCCCAGCCAAGTGCGCCGCTTTAACCTGCACACCGGCGACATGATTGAAGGCGAAGTGCGCATCCCAAAAGATGGCGAGCGTTACTTCGCTTTGACCAAACTCGACAAGGTCAACAACGACCTGCCTGAGAACAACAAGCACAAGGTCATGTTTGAAAACTTGACCCCGCTCTTCCCGCGCGAACAGATGAAGTTGGAACGCGAAATCAAAGGCGAAGAAAACATCACCGGCCGCATCATCGACATCATTGCGCCCATCGGCAAAGGCCAACGCGCCTTGGTCGTCGCACCGCCCAAGAGCGGTAAGACCGTGATGATGCAGCACATCGCCCACGCCATTTCGGCCAACTACCCCGACGCCCACATGATGGTGTTGCTGGTGGACGAGCGCCCTGAAGAAGTGACAGAAATGCAGCGCTCGGTCAAAGCCGAAGTGATTGCCTCGACGTTTGACGAACCCGCCGCACGCCACGTGCACGTGGCTGAGATGGTGATCGAACGCGCCAAGCGTTTGGTCGAACTGAAAAAAGATGTGGTCATCTTGCTCGACTCCATCACCCGCCTTGCCCGCGCTTACAACAACGTCGTGCCTTCATCGGGCAAAGTGCTGTCAGGCGGTGTGGACTCCAACGCCTTGCAACGCCCCAAGCGCTTCTTTGGTGCAGCCCGCAAAGTAGAAGAAGGTGGCTCACTCACCATCATCGCCACGGCCTTGGTCGACACCGGCAGTCGCATGGACGAAGTGATCTTTGAAGAATTCAAAGGCACAGGTAACTGTGAAATTCACCTCGACCGCCGCTTGTACGAAAAGCGTGTGTTCCCAGCGATTCAACTCAACCGCAGCGGCACCCGCCGCGAAGAGATGTTGTTGCCACCTGAGATCTTGCAAAAGACCCGCATCCTGCGCCAGTTCATGTACAACATGGACGAGATCGAATCCATGGAAATGGTGTTGAAGAGCATGAAGGCGACCAAGTCCAACGTCGAGTTCTTCGACATGATGCGTCGCGGCGGTTAA
- the trxA gene encoding thioredoxin TrxA — translation MASDLIKHITDSSFEADVLQADKPVLVDYWAEWCGPCKMIAPILDEVATAYEGKLQIAKMNVDENRDIPGKLGIRGIPTLMVFKGGQLAATKVGAMSKAQLTDFINQQLA, via the coding sequence ATGGCCAGCGATTTGATCAAACACATCACCGACTCCAGCTTTGAAGCAGACGTCCTGCAAGCTGACAAACCCGTCTTGGTGGACTACTGGGCCGAATGGTGCGGTCCTTGCAAAATGATTGCCCCCATCTTGGACGAAGTGGCTACCGCCTACGAAGGCAAGCTCCAAATCGCCAAAATGAACGTGGACGAAAACCGTGACATCCCAGGTAAATTGGGCATCCGTGGCATCCCTACCCTGATGGTGTTCAAAGGCGGTCAACTCGCTGCCACCAAAGTGGGCGCCATGAGCAAAGCCCAGTTGACTGACTTTATCAACCAGCAATTGGCCTGA
- a CDS encoding DsbA family oxidoreductase, translating into MKTLTIDVVSDVVCPWCYVGKRRLERALALLAVQHPDVDPVVQWHTFQLNPDMPPEGMARAYYVSRKFGEDASAIYDRVAAVGKEVGIAFAFDNISRQPNTVVAHSLIAVSEPGLQQDAMVEAFFKAYFIDGLDLTEASVLMDVAQSAGMDRAAAEQHLQNSALHSQTIDSDKAAREMGITGVPFFIFNRQVGLSGAHEAETLLQGMVEAMNAATDD; encoded by the coding sequence ATGAAAACTCTCACCATTGATGTTGTCTCCGATGTTGTGTGCCCCTGGTGCTATGTGGGCAAGCGCCGCTTAGAGCGAGCTTTGGCACTTTTAGCAGTTCAGCACCCCGATGTGGACCCTGTGGTGCAGTGGCACACATTTCAGCTCAACCCCGACATGCCTCCTGAGGGCATGGCCCGAGCCTATTATGTGAGCCGCAAGTTTGGGGAAGATGCCTCCGCGATTTATGACCGAGTGGCCGCTGTCGGTAAAGAGGTGGGGATTGCATTCGCATTTGACAACATCAGTCGTCAGCCCAACACGGTAGTGGCGCACAGTTTGATCGCTGTGTCTGAGCCAGGCCTGCAACAAGATGCAATGGTAGAAGCCTTTTTCAAAGCCTATTTCATTGACGGCCTCGATTTGACGGAGGCTTCGGTATTGATGGACGTTGCGCAGTCTGCGGGCATGGACCGTGCTGCGGCTGAGCAGCATTTGCAAAACTCAGCCTTGCATAGCCAAACCATTGACAGCGACAAAGCCGCGCGTGAGATGGGCATTACGGGTGTGCCATTTTTTATCTTCAATCGACAGGTAGGTTTGTCTGGCGCGCACGAAGCCGAAACCTTGCTTCAAGGCATGGTGGAGGCGATGAACGCCGCTACCGACGATTAA
- a CDS encoding formate/nitrite transporter family protein: MPELFGSDAYAPKEIALKVETVGVAKAHMATLPLLMLGLLAGAFIGLGGMFFVIIKSDASLSFAISQLLGGFVFCLGLILVVIAGAELFTGNNLLAMAWADGQITSREVLRNWVLVCAANLVGTTGLALLVYLSGHTHANGGAIGNTVLKIAFAKQNLVWHEAFFKGVLCNVLVCMAVWMAMAGRSVVDKVLAIIFPITAFVAAGFEHSIANMYFMQLALIIQYAEPATAMNVIGAAGNTLTVSGMLGNLGPVILGNLVGGSVFVGLVYHLIYRVAAAASPNATPLIEKR; the protein is encoded by the coding sequence ATGCCCGAACTCTTTGGCTCTGATGCCTACGCCCCCAAAGAAATTGCCCTCAAGGTTGAAACCGTGGGCGTTGCCAAAGCGCACATGGCCACCCTGCCCTTGCTCATGCTGGGCTTGCTGGCGGGGGCATTCATTGGCTTGGGCGGCATGTTTTTTGTCATCATCAAATCGGATGCGAGCCTGAGCTTCGCCATCAGCCAATTGCTCGGCGGTTTTGTGTTTTGCTTAGGTCTGATCTTGGTGGTCATCGCAGGCGCTGAACTCTTCACTGGCAACAACTTGCTGGCCATGGCTTGGGCCGATGGGCAAATCACCAGCCGCGAAGTGCTGCGTAACTGGGTGCTAGTGTGTGCGGCCAACTTAGTCGGAACCACCGGCTTGGCCTTGCTGGTGTACTTGAGCGGTCACACCCACGCCAATGGCGGTGCGATTGGCAATACCGTCTTGAAGATCGCGTTCGCCAAGCAAAACTTGGTATGGCACGAAGCCTTCTTCAAAGGCGTTTTGTGCAATGTGTTGGTGTGCATGGCCGTGTGGATGGCCATGGCGGGCCGCAGCGTGGTGGACAAAGTGTTGGCCATCATCTTTCCGATCACTGCTTTTGTGGCTGCAGGGTTTGAGCACAGCATTGCCAATATGTATTTCATGCAGCTCGCACTCATCATTCAATACGCGGAGCCTGCTACTGCGATGAATGTCATTGGCGCTGCAGGCAACACGCTCACAGTGAGCGGCATGTTGGGCAACTTAGGCCCCGTGATTTTGGGCAACTTGGTGGGTGGCAGCGTATTTGTGGGATTGGTCTACCACTTGATTTACCGCGTGGCCGCAGCGGCATCGCCAAACGCGACGCCGTTGATTGAAAAACGTTAA
- a CDS encoding cytochrome c, producing MKQGLHTSKWLTRLALASLLSLSAWVVWDNWGRFIHPIESGITSTTSDATDTLARGKYLAHIGGCVACHTAKGGDTLAGGRRIDTPFGAVFSSNLTASKTNGLGDWRETDFATALSWGRSRNGRLLLPVFPYNHTSVFTPDDVHALFLWLQTVPAVEQAQPPHQLTWPLGTQPVIAVWRSLFFTPTPFKANPNESAEWNRGAYLVQSAGHCAACHGQRNALGSFPKVDDLSGGFLSPQMWMAPSLTEPTQTSLSTSTLSDTAHLLRVGQTQQAHASGPMAEFVQYSGQHLTQPDAMAIATYLKSNIKVSSDANTPLNAPLAASSPAAHTLYKTHCASCHGDNGEGKVQIYPALAGNPAVMLARPDNLIQMALYGGYGPSTTGQPRPYGMPPYLFTLNNQQIADVLNHIRSQWGNQAPAVSPMQVDRARAARY from the coding sequence ATGAAACAAGGCTTGCACACCTCCAAATGGCTAACACGCCTTGCCCTCGCCAGCCTGTTGTCACTCAGTGCATGGGTGGTCTGGGACAACTGGGGACGATTCATTCATCCCATTGAATCGGGCATCACCTCAACCACATCTGACGCGACCGACACGCTCGCACGCGGCAAATACTTGGCACACATCGGTGGCTGCGTGGCCTGCCATACGGCCAAGGGTGGCGACACCCTAGCTGGTGGCCGACGCATTGACACCCCCTTCGGCGCGGTCTTCAGCAGCAACCTCACGGCATCGAAAACAAATGGTCTTGGTGATTGGCGCGAGACCGATTTCGCCACAGCACTCAGCTGGGGACGTTCACGCAATGGCCGTTTGCTGTTACCCGTGTTTCCCTACAACCACACCAGCGTGTTCACCCCTGATGATGTGCACGCCCTGTTCTTGTGGCTACAAACCGTCCCCGCGGTCGAGCAAGCACAACCGCCCCACCAGCTCACGTGGCCGCTGGGCACACAGCCCGTGATTGCTGTTTGGCGATCACTCTTTTTCACGCCCACACCTTTCAAAGCCAACCCCAACGAATCTGCCGAGTGGAACCGCGGGGCCTACCTCGTTCAAAGTGCTGGCCACTGTGCTGCTTGCCACGGACAGCGAAACGCCTTGGGTAGCTTCCCCAAGGTAGATGATTTGTCTGGTGGATTTTTATCGCCTCAAATGTGGATGGCCCCCAGCTTGACCGAGCCCACACAAACCAGCCTGAGCACCAGCACACTCAGCGATACGGCCCATTTGCTGCGCGTAGGACAGACTCAACAGGCCCACGCCAGTGGTCCGATGGCCGAATTTGTGCAGTACTCGGGCCAACACCTGACGCAACCCGATGCTATGGCGATTGCGACTTATCTGAAGTCGAACATCAAAGTCAGCTCGGATGCAAACACGCCACTGAATGCGCCATTGGCCGCATCTTCCCCCGCCGCACACACGCTCTACAAAACCCATTGCGCCAGCTGCCACGGTGACAACGGTGAAGGCAAAGTACAAATCTACCCCGCACTGGCTGGCAACCCTGCAGTGATGTTGGCACGACCCGACAACTTGATTCAAATGGCGCTTTACGGCGGCTACGGACCTAGCACCACAGGACAACCGCGCCCTTATGGCATGCCACCGTATTTGTTCACCCTCAACAACCAACAAATCGCCGATGTACTCAACCACATTCGCAGCCAATGGGGCAATCAAGCGCCTGCTGTGAGCCCTATGCAGGTGGACCGAGCACGTGCTGCGCGTTATTAA
- a CDS encoding c-type cytochrome, producing MKHLISLSLTCVMLLAHASAHASDMTERIKPCEACHGDQGRAGPDGYYPRLAGKPAGYLFNQMQNFSQGRRHYTMMRRMMDPLSAEYQRDMAHYFASLQVPYLPPSTRGVSLNSTQMARGKQLALQGDAALQIPACNSCHGENLMGNTAHVPSLLGLPSAYLGAQLSAWSLGERSTVAPDCMGEIAKRLTASDAAAVTGWLAAQHVPTQKNSLQATRLAPKTRCGSAPELQGAPQ from the coding sequence ATGAAACATCTCATTAGCCTTTCGTTGACTTGCGTGATGCTTCTGGCCCATGCAAGCGCACACGCATCGGACATGACCGAACGCATCAAACCCTGTGAGGCTTGTCACGGCGATCAAGGCCGCGCTGGCCCAGATGGGTACTACCCACGCTTGGCTGGTAAGCCTGCGGGCTATCTGTTCAACCAAATGCAAAACTTCTCGCAAGGTCGCCGCCACTACACCATGATGCGACGCATGATGGACCCACTCTCGGCTGAATACCAGCGCGACATGGCCCATTACTTTGCCTCCCTGCAAGTGCCCTATTTGCCACCGAGCACGCGTGGTGTCAGCCTCAACAGCACACAAATGGCACGCGGCAAACAATTGGCATTGCAAGGTGATGCAGCCCTGCAAATTCCAGCATGCAACAGCTGCCATGGTGAAAACCTCATGGGCAACACCGCCCATGTCCCCAGCCTGTTGGGCTTGCCATCGGCCTACCTTGGCGCTCAGCTTTCGGCTTGGTCTTTGGGTGAGCGCTCGACTGTCGCCCCCGACTGCATGGGCGAGATTGCCAAACGCCTCACGGCCTCCGATGCTGCAGCTGTCACCGGCTGGCTAGCCGCGCAGCATGTGCCAACCCAAAAGAATTCGCTGCAAGCCACGCGTCTTGCCCCCAAGACACGCTGCGGCAGCGCACCTGAACTTCAGGGAGCGCCGCAATGA